In Mycteria americana isolate JAX WOST 10 ecotype Jacksonville Zoo and Gardens chromosome 23, USCA_MyAme_1.0, whole genome shotgun sequence, a single window of DNA contains:
- the GNLY gene encoding granulysin, with the protein MAAAFLLVLVAVGAAQAVVADPCQGGPASWCQDAATAARCRGEQYCRDLWDSLAPRDVAEGDAAEGDAAAPGKGMKCKLCVKIVEQIKAMAGDDPDEEAVEAALGKGCRALGRRLGRVCKALVKKFREQISESLQNGDPAQDTCAAIGFCKA; encoded by the exons ATGGCTGCCGCCTTCCTCTTGGTGCTGGTGGCGGTGGGAG CGGCGCAGGCCGTGGTCGCCGACCCCTGCCAGGGCGGCCCCGCGTCCTGGTGCCAGGACGCGGCCACGGCCGCCCGGTGCCGCGGGGAGCAGTACTGCCGCGACCTCTGGGACAGCCTGGCCCCG CGGGACGTGGCCGAAGGCGACGCGGCCGAAGGGGACGCGGCGGCGCCGGGCAAGGGGATGAAGTGCAAGCTGTGCGTCAAAATCGTGGAGCAGATCAAGGCGATGGCGGGCGACGACCCCGACGAG GAAGCGGTCGAGGCGGCGCTGGGCAAGGGCTGCCGGGCGCTGGGGAGACGCCTGGGCCGCGTCTGCAAGGCGCTGGTGAAGAAGTTCCGGGAGCAGATCAGCGAGTCCCTGCAGAACGGCGACCCGGCCCAGGACACCTGCGCCGCCATCGGCTTCTGCAAGGCCTGA